One region of Salvia miltiorrhiza cultivar Shanhuang (shh) unplaced genomic scaffold, IMPLAD_Smil_shh original_scaffold_282_1, whole genome shotgun sequence genomic DNA includes:
- the LOC131003878 gene encoding pentatricopeptide repeat-containing protein At4g32430, mitochondrial-like, producing MKNLTITPQLQILQKQLIKRPRYFKLPSSYFHGHHVLDEIPSRPNVSVHRFMLNLMNQNRKCEALYVFKNHLQADLSVVNEVALALASKACVGHPRIGRQIHGFAVVSGFMASVSVCNSLMNMYCKSWNLRTALCIFGNLKNPDSVSYNTVLSGFEDNESALLFAREMYSAGIAFDSRTFTSALAHCADGEKFDFGFQLHCLVSKLGFETENFTGNALITLYSKCGKVDDAKRVFSEMPHKDLVSWNAILSGYAQEGNNGFGVIKGFVEMVMEGFKLDHVSFTSVVAACGHERNLDFGRQVHALSVKRGYGNHVKVCNVLMSMYSKCETVEDAVVVFENIIDRNVVSWTTMISIDEEDAMKLFKEMMQDEIWPNDVTFIGLIHAITKHNMMQEGLMVHAFCMKSNFLSETSVANSFITMYGKFQMIEDCIKVFEQIDAREIISWNSLISAYSLNGMYQRALQVFSTASKELTPNPYTFGAVLHAIASSESISLRQGQRCHGFMKKLGLDSDPIVSGALLDMYAKRGSIVESEKIFFELTKKTQVAWTTIISAYSRHGDYEKVMKYFKAMEMEGVRPDSITFLSILTSCSRNGMVDVGREIFDSMIYDHSVEPSAEHYSCIVDMLGRAGKLKEAEELLSQIPGGPGISVLQSLLGACRIYGDVEMATRVADTLIEMEPSESGSYVLMSNLFAEKGKWEKVAKIRTMMRQRKVIKEVGFSWADVGNIDNSIDMHGFSSGDKSHRLSKEIYEMADLLGSEMKRRTRRYEMFI from the coding sequence ATGAAGAATCTAACGATAACTCCTCAACTTCAAATCCTTCAGAAACAACTCATAAAACGCCCAAGATATTTCAAGCTGCCGTCCTCATATTTCCATGGGCACCACGTGCTCGACGAAATACCAAGCCGACCAAATGTCTCTGTTCACCGTTTCATGCTCAATCTCATGAACCAAAACCGCAAGTGCGAAGCACTTTATGTTTTCAAGAATCATCTACAGGCGGATCTTTCCGTAGTTAATGAAGTTGCGCTCGCGCTTGCTTCGAAGGCTTGTGTTGGGCACCCAAGAATTGGGCGTCAAATCCATGGTTTTGCAGTGGTTTCTGGTTTTATGGCCAGTGTTTCTGTGTGTAATTCTTTGATGAACATGTACTGTAAGTCGTGGAATTTGCGGACGGCTTTGTGTATTTTTGGGAATTTGAAGAACCCTGATAGTGTTTCTTACAATACAGTGCTATCAGGGTTTGAAGACAACGAAAGTGCACTCCTTTTTGCTCGTGAGATGTATTCAGCTGGGATTGCTTTTGATTCGAGAACTTTTACTAGTGCTCTTGCCCATTGTGCAGATGGTGAGAAATTTGATTTCGGGTTTCAATTGCATTGTCTTGTTTCGAAGTTAGGTTTTGAGACGGAGAATTTTACTGGGAATGCGCTAATTACATTGTATTCGAAATGTGGAAAAGTTGATGATGCTAAAAGGGTATTCAGTGAAATGCCCCACAAAGATTTGGTTTCATGGAACGCTATTCTTTCCGGCTATGCTCAGGAGGGCAATAATGGATTTGGAGTCATTAAGGGATTTGTTGAGATGGTGATGGAAGGCTTCAAGCTTGATCATGTCTCATTTACAAGTGTGGTTGCAGCTTGTGGTCATGAGAGAAACCTCGATTTTGGTAGGCAGGTACATGCTTTGTCAGTGAAAAGAGGATACGGTAATCATGTCAAGGTTTGTAATGTTCTCATGTCTATGTATTCTAAATGCGAAACTGTTGAAGATGCAGTAGTTGTCTTTGAGAATATTATTGACCGTAATGTAGTGTCTTGGACAACAATGATCTCTATAGATGAAGAGGATGCTATGAAGTTATTCAAGGAGATGATGCAAGATGAAATATGGCCGAATGATGTTACATTCATTGGGTTGATTCATGCGATAACAAAACACAATATGATGCAAGAAGGCTTAATGGTGCATGCGTTCTGTATGAAGTCAAACTTCCTTTCCGAAACTAGTGTGGCAAATAGTTTCATAACCATGTATGGCAAGTTTCAGATGATAGAAGACTGCATTAAGGTTTTTGAGCAGATTGATGCTAGAGAAATCATATCATGGAATTCTCTAATATCTGCTTATTCTCTGAATGGCATGTACCAGAGAGCTTTACAAGTATTCTCGACAGCTTCTAAAGAATTAACACCAAACCCTTATACATTTGGTGCTGTCTTACATGCAATAGCTTCATCTGAATCGATTTCTCTTAGGCAGGGCCAACGATGCCATGGCTTTATGAAGAAACTTGGATTGGATAGTGATCCAATCGTCTCTGGTGCACTTCTTGACATGTATGCAAAACGGGGGAGCATTGTTGAATCTGAGAAGATATTTTTTGAGTTGACAAAGAAAACCCAAGTTGCTTGGACAACTATAATCTCTGCCTACTCAAGGCATGGGGACTACGAAAAAGTGATGAAGTATTTTAAGGCAATGGAGATGGAAGGCGTTAGGCCTGACTCCATTACATTTCTTTCCATTTTGACATCATGCAGTCGCAATGGGATGGTTGATGTAGGACGTGAAATTTTTGATTCAATGATTTATGATCATTCTGTGGAACCGTCAGCTGAGCATTATTCTTGTATTGTGGATATGTTGGGTCGGGCAGGGAAGCTGAAAGAAGCTGAAGAACTTCTGAGCCAGATCCCGGGAGGACCTGGAATATCTGTCCTACAAAGCCTACTTGGGGCTTGTAGGATTTATGGAGATGTAGAGATGGCAACTAGGGTTGCTGATACTTTGATTGAAATGGAGCCTAGTGAATCGGGTTCTTACGTTCTTATGTCTAACTTGTTCGCTGAGAAGGGGAAGTGGGAAAAGGTTGCGAAAATTAGGACAATGATGAGACAGAGAAAAGTGATCAAAGAAGTAGGATTTAGTTGGGCAGATGTAGGCAACATTGACAACTCAATTGATATGCATGGATTTTCATCTGGAGACAAGTCACATCGTCTGTCTAAAGAAATCTATGAAATGGCTGACTTGCTAGGATCAGAGATGAAACGAAGAACAAGACGCTATGAGATGTTCATATAA
- the LOC131003867 gene encoding high mobility group B protein 9-like produces MRVEQGDDGGGGEQTSSTCHPYPPPLATYEDVVCSRDLFMDSLKKLHISMGTKFMVPIVGGRDLDLHRLFVEATSRGGISKIMSEKKWKEVTAVFSFPSSATNASFILRKYYVSLLYHYEQIYFFKAKYWSPTASDAMQSLPPITPPPFGCPEYVTPVSQRTHSASPQQKANTETLIPQVSLTPSAAGSPVCGVIDGKFESGYLITVKIGLEEFKGVLYQVPNSENQMIQTHINNPSLKSGAPRRKRRKKSEIRKRDPAHPKPNRSGYNFFFAEQHARLKPHYHGKDREISRIIGESWNKLQEPERAVYQEKALKDKERYKMEMEVYRESLRTGQITTGTAAPVPQVSLADLNSNVVAFEGAAAPSASACNEEHEASSDKSNMEGFESGGDKDSNCGECSQAETQLKNVDIEVVADEAFDLQTRPDGEEKSSGVVDQGKMLSEDGISVPVEGIELLQPPSIGNESVADM; encoded by the exons ATGAGGGTTGAGCAAGGAGATGATGGAGGTGGGGGGGAGCAGACATCTTCCACTTGTCATCCATATCCACCTCCATTGGCTACATATGAGGATGTAGTGTGCTCTCGTGACCTTTTTATGGATTCTTTGAAGAAGCTCCATATTTCCATGGGAACTAAGTTCAT GGTCCCGATCGTAGGGGGTAGGGACTTGGACTTGCATCGCCTCTTTGTTGAAGCTACTTCTCGTGGTGGCATTTCAAAG ATTATGAGtgaaaaaaaatggaaagaagTCACTGCAGTTTTCAGCTTTCCATCCTCAGCCACAAACGCTTCTTTCATACTTCGCAAGTATTATGTTTCGCTGCTTTACCACTACGAACAAATCTACTTCTTTAAGGCGAAATATTGGTCTCCTACAGCTTCTG ATGCTATGCAATCTTTGCCTCCGATCACACCTCCTCCCTTTGGATGCCCTGAGTATGTGACGCCAGTGTCACAACGAACACACTCAGCTTCACCACAACAGAAAGCAAACACTGAAACATTGATTCCTCAAG TATCATTAACACCATCAGCAGCCGGTTCTCCTGTGTGTGGTGTGATCGATGGCAAATTCGAGAGTGGATATCTCATCACCGTGAAAATTGGATTGGAGGAGTTTAAGGGAGTTCTCTATCAAGTCCCAAATAGTGAGAATCAAATGATTCAAACACACATCAACAATCCATCACTAAAATCAGGAGCTCCACGTCGCAAGCGGAGGAAGAAATCCGAGATCAGAAAGAGGGATCCCGCCCATCCGAAGCCTAACAGAAGCGGCTACAACTTCTTCTTCGCGGAGCAGCATGCAAGGCTCAAGCCACACTACCATGGCAAGGATAGAGAGATAAGTAGGATCATCGGGGAATCATGGAATAAGCTGCAAGAACCCGAAAGAGCA gTTTATCAAGAAAAGGCGCTCAAAGACAAGGAACGGTACAAGATGGAGATGGAGGTGTATCGGGAGAGTTTGCGAACGGGGCAGATCACGACGGGCACGGCAGCACCCGTGCCCCAAGTGAGCCTGGCTGATCTCAACAGCAATGTGGTGGCGTTTGAGGGGGCTGCGGCCCCCTCTGCATCTGCATGCAACGAAGAGCATGAGGCGAGCTCGGACAAGAGCAACATGGAAGGGTTTGAGAGTGGTGGCGACAAGGACTCGAATTGTGGTGAGTGCTCGCAGGCAGAGACGCAGCTGAAGAATGTGGACATTGAGGTTGTGGCCGATGAGGCTTTCGATCTGCAGACGAGGCCGGATGGCGAGGAGAAGAGCTCCGGCGTGGTGGATCAAGGTAAGATGTTGTCTGAAGATGGGATATCGGTTCCTGTTGAAGGGATAGAACTGCTGCAGCCACCTAGTATTGGTAATGAATCAGTTGCAGACATGTAG